The Pseudonocardia sp. HH130630-07 DNA window GGCTCGGTCGACACCACCTTCTCGACCCAGGCGAGCCGCCCGCCGTGCGCGGAGTCCTCGGCCCGCTCCAGCAGGTAGCCGTCGAGCATCCGGCCGGCGAAGCGGACCCGGATGCGGACCCCGGGGACCGCGGCCTCGTCGAGGTGCGACGGCACCCGGTAGTCGAACGTGCGGTCCAGGTGCGGCAGCGGGACGTCCACGACCACCCGCGCGACCGGTCGCGCCGGTGCCGGGGTCCACTCACCGCGGTTGCGCGCGGGACGCCGAGGGCGGGCGGCTCGGGGCGTCGCGGGAGTGCTCACGGCCAGGGTCTACCAGACGGCACCGACCGGCCCCCGACACACCCGTGGCCGGGACCGCGGGCAGCGGTCCCGGCCACGGGTGCGGTGTTCAGGCGCCGGCGGCGGTGTTCAGGCGCCGACGACGGACTTCAGTGCGTCGGCCCGGGAGGTGTCCTCCCACGGCAGGTCGACGTCGGTCCGGCCGAAGTGGCCGTAGGCCGCGGTCGGGGTGTAGATCGGACGCAGCAGCTTCAGGTCGCGGATGATCGCGGCCGGGCGGAGGTCGAACACCTCCTCGATCGCGGCCTGGATCTTCGCCGGGTCGACGTTCTCGGTGCCGAAGGTCTCGACGAACAGCCCGACCGGGGCGGCCTTGCCGATCGCGTAGGCGACCTGGACCTCGATCCGGCCGGCCAGCCCGGCGGCCACGGCGTTCTTCGCGACCCAGCGCATCGCGTAGGCGGCGGACCGGTCGACCTTCGACGGGTCCTTGCCCGAGAACGCGCCACCACCGTGGCGCGCCATCCCGCCGTAGGTGTCGACGATGATCTTCCGGCCGGTGAGCCCGGCGTCGCCCATCGGGCCGCCCAGCACGAACCGCCCGGTCGGGTTGACGAGCAGCTTCGGCTGCGCCGGGTCCCAGCCGAGCGCCTCGACCTCGGGGGTGACGACGTGCTTGAGGATGTCCGGGGTCAGCATGCCGTCGAGGTCGACGTCGGCGGCGTGCTGCGAGGACAGGACGACGGTGTCGAGACGGACCGGCTTGTCCCCCTCGTAGTCGATGGTGACCTGGGTCTTGCCGTCCGCACGCAGGTAGGGCAGCGTGCCGTTCTTGCGGACCTCGGTCAGCCGCCGGGACAGCCGGTGCGCGAGCGCGATCGGCAGCGGCATCAGCTCGGGGGTGTCCTCGCAGGCGTACCCGAACATCAGGCCCTGGTCACCGGCACCCTGCCTGGCGATCTCGTCCTCGGCGGACTCGACGCGCTTCTCGTAGGCGGTGTCCACGCCCTGTGCGATGTCCGGGGACTGCGCACCGATCGCGATGTTGACGCCGCAGGACGCGCCGTCGAACCCCTTCGCGGACGAGTCGTAGCCGATCTCGAGGATGCGGTCCCGGACGAGTTGCGGGATCTCGACGTAGGCGTTGGTCGTGACCTCGCCGGCGACGTGCACCTGACCGGTGGTCACCATGGTCTCCACCGCGACCCGGCTGCTCGGGTCCTGCGCGAGCATCGCGTCGAGGATCGTGTCGCTGATCGCGTCACAGATCTTGTCGGGGTGGCCCTCGGTGACCGACTCGCTGGTGAACAGCCTGCGGCTCGTGTTCGACACGCGCTGTATCTCCATCCGTTGGGTACTGCTCCACTCCGGCGCGG harbors:
- the metK gene encoding methionine adenosyltransferase, translated to MSNTSRRLFTSESVTEGHPDKICDAISDTILDAMLAQDPSSRVAVETMVTTGQVHVAGEVTTNAYVEIPQLVRDRILEIGYDSSAKGFDGASCGVNIAIGAQSPDIAQGVDTAYEKRVESAEDEIARQGAGDQGLMFGYACEDTPELMPLPIALAHRLSRRLTEVRKNGTLPYLRADGKTQVTIDYEGDKPVRLDTVVLSSQHAADVDLDGMLTPDILKHVVTPEVEALGWDPAQPKLLVNPTGRFVLGGPMGDAGLTGRKIIVDTYGGMARHGGGAFSGKDPSKVDRSAAYAMRWVAKNAVAAGLAGRIEVQVAYAIGKAAPVGLFVETFGTENVDPAKIQAAIEEVFDLRPAAIIRDLKLLRPIYTPTAAYGHFGRTDVDLPWEDTSRADALKSVVGA